From Rhododendron vialii isolate Sample 1 chromosome 7a, ASM3025357v1:
ccgatacacttttaaacggctcggattgaaactctctctctcctctcacctaacattttctctctcatttttttctcttcaaatctgaaccgttcagaCACACAATGAACAGCTCAGATGCTCAAGTGGGCATCACGTGGTACCCGTTCAGCACTAAAAAATTTTCCCGATTTTAGGCCTCACTTGTCTCTGCCTAAAAAGTTCGTTAAAAACATATcttttgggtaaaaatttttaaattcaaattaaCTTTAGCGGCTTCAGTCTATCTACCTAAAAAGTTTGCCATGAAAAACATATCTTGGGTAAAGATTTTTAAATTCAATTAACTTCAAATACCTAACATAAGTTTACTACTCGACTTGTCTATTGCTATCAGGATAAATAGTAACTCAAACAACTATTGCTAGTACAGTATTATTTAGTTAAATACATTTATCACATGTCTAGTATACATGCCTTGATCGTCAAAAGAAGTGATATGAACAAACACAAGTCTATGAGGAAATCACATGgatatgtgtgtgtgagatCCTATCCTAATCGTGTGTTGTTGGCATTGCCTATTCTTTAATCATTGCTCAACGAGCAGTCATTTTCGACTAATGTGTTTTTGCGTATTAAAGGCATTGGGGATTATGTTGTTATTTAAAGAAGCAATGATAAATACAAACCTTTAAAAAATACTTCGGACATAATTATGTACGAAATCGTTCAATACACATAAATTCACATATATTGAagttgtattttgtattttgaagCTGCGTGCTTGAAAACAGTGGAAAACAGAAAATGTTGGACAGATCTCGAATGTGAGCAGAGCTTGGCGCATGTGTCCAAAGTAACACTTGTTTACCCTTCCAACTACTTTCCCCAAAATAAAGGCACTCCTGTGACTAATCATGGCACTGCAAACTCTGTCCTTCCAAACTTATCTGCCTTTAAAGTCGATcgggggggaggggggtgtCTTCATGTTGCATGATTTTGAGCTTGGACTCTGTGCTTGATCCATCTCTATCCCCAGGTTATTATTGTAttccctccgtctcattttggttcttcattttcgtttttcgtgtcattctttcaacgcttatattttttaatatgaatcttaaaaaatatataatatggatcttgtttgatagttttcgagtagatctataatacaaagttttcaaaattatgaaaaaattatagattaaGAAATATAAGCATTGAAAGAACGAtacgaaaaatgaaaatagacaaTCAAAATGGGACGGAAGAAGTATTTGTGTACTGTGATTATCCCATTTACTCCACAGGAGTATTAAATTGCTCGTACTTGAAAAAGGgtacataaaagaaaaattattactcttatGCTTCTAGTACTCCAGGAGCCTCCTCCACCACCCACCAGGACCACCACCAAGTGCCCCTTGCTTCTAGTACTCTAGgagcctccaccaccaccaagtGTGTCGCTCCCAAACAAATGTGCGGCGGAAAAATCCCGTGGAATTGGTTATGGCATGACATCTAAAGGTTAAACTGGACTGGAACTATCTATGTCTGGGGATAGATATTTACTGTAGGTTGGAGATTTAAGTCATTAGTTGcattgtttttttctcttctggGTGGTTTGTGTATAAGAAAGGATAAACAGACTTCGTATGTGCCAGAAAGGTATCGCATAGTCACCACATAATCATTACCGCACCTATGTCGGGCCAAAGGCAAAAATCTCATCTCGTGCTACGGGAACGAAAAACTATGTTTAGCTCCAATAAGCAGGCTATGAAGACTTAAACCGAAGCATTGAACTGGGAATTCAGAATTGTTGAACTAACCAAGTTTTGGCAGTAGAACTTGCATTTGCTTCTCATGGCTAAAtccaaaaacagtttttcaaggcCATAATCTTCAAATAATCTCTGACTACACAATTACAAGGAATTTGATAGGATCGAGTATATATCACTATTTCGGAGTGTATAAtgaattcattttctttgttatgGCCCAGATCACTACTTCGGTTTGGATTATGTTGGGAAGAAAGATGTAAGATTATTAAACCTTTTCTCTCATGTTTTTTATGAACTtatttactccctccatccctttttaagtgtcctgcttcgtaattccaacttattaaaaagacatcatcattatacctttcacatcaactttttcctccactttccttacttacccatcatcattacacttttactcacttactttttaaaatgtaatctacttttagggacaaaataggcaattcaccaacttttacctactaactttacaaaatggacatttattaaaggacagcccaaaatggaataccggactataaataagggacagagggagtagttgttttatttcattttcataaTTTCTTCGTTTAATCATCATAGGGGACAAAGCCCCAGAATATTTATTTCATATGGTAAACTTCATAGCCTTGCAGAAAACAGATGAGCCAGTGGCGGAATATACGCAGACATATAAAAGACCAAGACACGATTTCATACAAGGTTTACTGACTCACAGATTCTTAACAATGAAAACAGGAACACATATTGTACAATATAGTCTTGCTTCACCGCCAATATATCATCGATAATGGAAATGACATACGCAACATCCCAAACGAAATAGTGGCTAATAACTCTAAAATGGAGTCTTTTGTCGGTACCACTTAACGTAAAATGATTCCAGTATGGTCTTGTTTGCACGCCAACCAGAGTAACGATAACGTCACCGGGGGTAACCGGCAGGGGGGTAGCCCTGTGGAGGATAAGCACCTGCAGGTGGAGGATAAGCAGCTGGCGGATAACCTTGGTTCTGTGGTGGTGGGTAGCCGTAGGGTTGCCCATATGCTGGTGGCGGTGGGTATCCAACTGATGGCGGAACTGACTGATCCATTCGCGACATTTGTTGAGGAGGAGGAACTGCCATAGCGGGCTGTGGTCCGAATTTGCCATCTCTTTTGTCCATTTCAACCTTATGCTGCGTCTGCATTGCTCCACAGTAGTAATTTACTTAAGATGAGAGAAAAAAGAGCCACTTGCAGTAAGAGCCCCATGAAACAAGTAAAAGAAAGCCCTTGATAAAATATGATAGGGCCTTGCAGCTTATTGAACAATCTAACTACAGGACTCAACTTTACTGTTGAGTTTCCTTGGAGATTTTCATattaaatgaaaattgaaagcAGATGAACCAGAAGATGCAATAATCATccagtagagagaaaaaaagagagttaaaaAAATGAATCGCGCTTATGAGAATAGTGCTCAGATACAAAAAGAGCAATGCCTAGGCAGACATCGACATGTAGATCATTCTTAATTTCACTCTCACAAGCGATGACGAGACCCGCTTCAGAAGTTAGAGAGTCCCACCTCACTTGGCTGAAGAATGAATCTGTCCAgcaattttttcattaaaaaaacttTGGGAGAAGAACATCAATTAAACAGTATTTACCTGCATACAAGCACAAACCCTGCAAAAATAGAAAGCGCAAACTCAGTACAAGATTTCTGGAAATTCTAGATTATGATTGTTGACAGTGGTATGATAAAGAACTTACGTGCAATAAACCAGATCCGCGAAACAGGACAGTATCTGAGAAgcttcttgaagttcttccatTCCGGTAATGCAAGCAACAATGGAAAATATACAGGCCAATTGTTGGATGCAGAACATGAATCCCTGTAGATATGGAAATGCATTGACAGATTTAAGCAAGCATTGAGACCtgcatacagagagagagagagagagagagagagtacaataATGCAGTTGTCACACTGGGAGGTCTGTATGTTGAACTCATCTTGCAACATGAAGCGAGTAGAAGCAACAGAATTGCCAAAGCAAAGGAAAACCTGAACAAAGGTAACAAAAGCATGAGAGATAAAGAGAGGGAGTTTACATTGAAGTTAACAGAAATGATGTGCACAGGTGACAGAACGAACTGGATCACATAGTGTCCGCTCAACAAATGAGCTACATGCATACAAGGAGGAAGATTATATGAATCTCTAACCTCAGTGCAAAGACAAAATTCTGGGCAGTTACTTTCTCCACATCTGCCACTGCAAGGCATATAGCCACCGCAGCATGTGTACCTATttgaccaaaaagaaaaccacTCAAGAATAATAAGCAACAAAAGCTCTCATTATCTAACTCCTAAAGAGCACTCATTACCTTGACATGTCACCATAAAGAGCTCGTTTGCGAAGCATGTAAGATATACAGGGAGCACTAAAACACAATAGAGATGTTAGTTAGGCACATTCATAGAAGTACGACCATAAAACCTATCAGAGTACTTTCAACTTATCCTCTTGCTTAAACATTGGTGGCAAATAGCATGTTgactaaaaggaaaaaagaacgtGGTAATGAAAGAAAGGAATATGAAAACATCAGAAGGGGTTAGATTTTAAGGTTGATCATAGAAAGGAATGACATATCTCTTCTAAGTCATAAGAATAAAGAACATTTCAGGACTAAAGATGCGGACCCAATTAGGCAAGTTGAAGCAGAACACTCAACCATAGAGGCGCTTAGAACATGGAAGATTTACTCAATAACCAAAACATAATGCCTCACCATTATTAGTATTGTTAAATTAGCCAAGGTTCACTATTTCTTTTGTTATTCTCATTATTAGTATTGTTCGACTTCTTCATATTCAGCAAATAACAAGCTCCTTATCCATCATAGTACACCTATTAGCAAAACTACTAAAAAACAcataaagaaataaaagataAGACTAGTAAACCATCTGTCTATTGTTCATGAGCTGATCCGTTGAACATAGGATGGTCACCAAATCAAAAACAAGTCAACATGTCCCAAACTCGCAACTATGCCATATAAATAAAGCACATTCCAAACAGATACAATTTAAAAATCATGAAGAAAAAATAGAGTATAAACTATATGTCCTACACATTAATTATTCTCAAAACTGAAATTAGGACTCATGGTTGCCAGATAGAAGAAGAAATATTAGCACACGTATCTTGAGTTTCAAATTACTATTACTTGGTTGCTATGATGAAAGACAACTTCATCCAATATAATAGGTGTTATCAGGCCATGTTGAGTGAAAGTttatcatctttttcttttcctcatcTTCAcctcaaaacaaatcaatccCAAGTTTTTCAATCACATACATGTGCCCATATGCAGGAGCGTGGTGCAAATATTTCAGAATTGACAatttcattttcccttcttttccgATGGTTTTCTTAGATACCAAACACCGAATAAGATTCAAACTCTATTTTACTCCAAGTTCAAAGGATAATAACTTCATCCAAGAGAGATTAGTGTTCTGGGGCCCCGTTGAGTctctttcaatattttcttttcacgTCTTCAAAACAAGAGGAATTTGTTGCAAggtttttcaattattaatctcctGGATACAGTGGAGaaagttcaaaactttcaattTCCTTGTCCAATACTCTATAAGATAACAAACAATGCACAACATTCAAACTCGTTGAATTGCCAAGTTGAAAAGACAACTCCGTTATCAGGCCATGTTGAGTCAAACGGTGCAGAAtgttcaaaccaaaattttcctCTACTTTTTCATAGACACCGAAAtggaaaaaactaaaaactttcCTTCGCTCTAGATTGTATTTCCAAACAATGCACAAGATTCACATTATATTATATTTCTAACTTGGAAAGATAACTTCATCAACAGGTAGGTGTAATCAGGCCAGGCTGACCAAAGGTTTTTcgccttttttctttttcatcccTTCACATAACAATGAATCAATTCACAATCTTTTCAATTAGTTTCTGTAATAAAACAATTCATAAGTCTcgtactttcttttcctccgtATCTCAACAACCAATGTGAAAGGACAATCAAAAccttcaaagagagagagagagagagagagagagagagagagagcaaaatcatcaacaaaataaGAGAGATTAAAGCACTCACCATATGGCCGATAAACAGCAATCTGCAAATACAACAATCACAGGGAGAATCAATCATTCTCGcatcaattcaaaaaaagaaatcgCTCGAATCAAAGAGCACAATCAAATCAAACGCACCAAACACGTACCCCGGCGTcgtttcaattaaaaaaaaaaagtgaaaatgtgTAAACTTCAACGAAAAGTAAACCTTCAAGAATTCAAAAAATCGATCCGTCCTAAAAAattcctaacaaaaaaaaaaaaaaaacgaaatcaGCCAAAGAGCTCTCACATCTGAAAAACTAATCCTGCAGAAACAACAATGTATTTTTacttgcttatcaaaaaaagacaACGTATTTTTACTCGTCGTTTTGAATAGGAAAAGAACGAAAACGCGTTTATTGTAAACACTAAACAGGAATGTGGAAACTTTAGCGATAAGTGACTTCTCAAGAATCAAAATTTTCGCACTTTCCTCAAAATTTCCCAcgaaaacaaattttcaaacaagcaaaaaaaaattcaaaaaaaaaaaaaaaaaaacattgaaaggATTCAAGGGCTTACAGCCAGGATCTGCGCGCATAGTGCTCATGAGATCCGTGTGCCACAGGTTCCGATAGTTCTGACGAACCGCCATTTTGTCCAGATGCGCCTGGGACGCCATTGTCTCCTCCAATCGAGAGCCAAAAACCAgccgaaaccaaaccaaaccctaatttttgtaGAAAAAACAGATCTTTTGGAGAGGAGGGTAGAAGGTCAGCGTTTACCTGTTTATATAGAGACTGATAAATCTATGAATTCGAGGTTTTTTGATTGGCCAAAGGAGACGAAGGAAGAATCAGTTACGGGAAAAATCGTACTATTAGTATTGGAGTATTTAAATACAGGCTTTCAGGAAAGGGCGAAAAGTACAGCTAAGGAATTCGCGTTGCTCGGGAAAGGGTATTTGTAAGGTAGAACTGGTTGTAAGTTATTACGGTGAGAGGGGATTCTTGGCCGTGAATATAGGTATGTGCGTTGGTATTGATGGAGTGGGCCCGACGGAGATTGAGTTATGGCTTGGATTGCACGCGGAGTCCGTACGCAGGTGACCCTCCTAATTCGTGTATTGGTCATCGGTGCGTGTGCGAAAGCGGAAAAACGTCTTTGTAAATAGGCATGGGCATTGAGTTATGTCGTGTCATATCATCTCATATTGGTATTAAAATTTTCTCAACTTTTATTTGACTTGTAGTttttcgtgttatcgtgttGTGTCGTATTCGTGTTAAAGATAGTCGAATCTAACCCCCTAACTTCGTGTTGGTTTGTGTCGTGTTATCATGTTCTTTCATAAATTCTTGTGTCATGTCATCTCGTATTTGTGTCAGAATTCTCCTAATCCTAACCCAACTTGTTTAGTTTTTTatgttggaaaattctaaaatcagcccagtgggctgacaatagtgagggTGTGACATGTATTAatgggtataaaaagtacatagaaatatgtgttttccttgtcttctagtgtgtttatcgtcagcctagtgggctgacaatagcaaaaccgTTTTATGTTATCGTGTCATGTCATATTCATGTTTCGTGTTAAAAATagtcaaccctaacccgctaatttTGTGTCGAAAATTCCAACCCTTATTTAAAACAcaattgaaatccaattttttttgaataaagacaatttttggAGAGCGTAAAAATGTCTTTAAAACAAGATCGAATTGAAACTCAAATTTTCCTTAAATGAGagacattttttttggtttttattcaaaaacaaattgagtttcaatgttaattttttattttttagattcctctcatcatagcgaagtaataattcacaaaaaaaattgatacaaaactaataaatgcgaaaaaaaattaataaggcCAAAATAGGCCAAAGGTAGCATGAGAATGCGAGTGCAGTGTGAAAATTGAGAGCGAGAACACAGAACAAATACTAGGAAAGATCAGGTGTATTTTCGTTTCAAAACCGTTAAACGACGACGTAGATGGCACGGCGGTACTGGGGAAAATAGTTCTTGCAAACGTCAGCAAGTAACATGCATGCACAAGTTTAAGATGCCCATCTAGAAAGGCTTAAACGCAGGTTGTAAATAAAATCACGCTATTAAATTacgagtattttattttttttggccaagTAGAAGGATAGAAGAGAGCGCAATCAAGAGTAGCAACTCTCTTTTGAATGTGACCATAGAAACTCTAGACTGGTAGTTGGCCCGTCATAGGAGATTCGGAACTCATACGTAGACATTGTCTCACCAAGGCCAGAGAAGacaatcatgagattcaaaCGAGAGCAAGGCTACAAGCGGGCATCAACATGCCTCGCGTCTCATAAAAGAGTTaattttcaatatgtttttaaaattcgtTGAGTTTTCAAGTTAAGCTTGAACAATTAACttattctatgtttttttttttttttttgttggttatgGGTAAACATCTGCTTGACTCATTTATCAGCATGAGACAAAGGTTAATTAAGGAGATTcattttcacactctttttttttttatattcacacttccttctttgttttttttgtgttgaaagtgaatgtatttgttttgctaaaagataagaaaaaatatatataaaaaaggaaagtgtgaaaatcaattcccttaatTAATTGCTCCTGCTCAAATCTTTGAAATTGAGTACCCCTAAAaccaatttttgttttggagtCAAGTATATGCTAATATTTGGCAGACATAATCAAGCACATGAGAAATTGGAGGTACAATGCtgaaattttacatttttaaacatTATTGTCAATAAATCCGTCTATATATTCAACCTGCATACTATTGAGCCACATTTTAATCTACTCATATTCAAACGTACATAACTCACCGCAAGTCGCCTAAACTCGGCCATTTGCCACCTCATTATTGGCCCTATCCCCGCCCATATAACACAACTAATATAAGTAGATAGAATTGACGATTGTTATAGCCAATTGGAGTATCTGTACGTATATCCAACGAATGTAGACGTTCTTATAATTTGTTGCATTTCCTTACTACGATATCTAATTATTAATGGATGTGAATACACTACAAGCTAATTTAAGGAGGATTTCATAGGAAAGTTTGTTATCTCTTGGCAATGAATTCTACTAATTACAATTTGTCTTGAAAAATCTGATTTTCTTAAGTAACGTCTTGCATGAAGACACCGGGTTCCGTGCATGTAGGTAGGTACGTATTTGGAGGCAGGATCCTTTGAGCTGAAAATCTCTTGGCCTCTGCGTTGAGAGGTTTTCCGATCGTtagatttaaaacataaaaaaacaaaatcacacaaTTCAAAGACCAACAATAAATCACCCAACCAAAACTAATAATTTGCCATCAATTCTATCTGCCCGCAACTCCACAGCtaaaatctgaaattttttgttgccttttcttttccatcagAAAATATTTGTACAATTTTACATTACTCTTGATATACAATGAAACTTATTTCGAAAATACATCCAAGAAAGTCAAACTTTATCAAAGGGAAACCAAACATAACTAGTAATGATAAGATTTATTACCGTAAtaaccaaacaatgaaaataacaagagagttttttctttttttttatcagcgaaAATAACAAGAGAGTTAACAGGATTTACTTTCTTTCCACCCAGGCATATTGAGTAAATTAGACAAATCTGCATTTGAGACAATGACAATTAAGATTTTCAGTGATATTGCTGCTATTGCACGTCTATGTTATTCTTCAGCGGTTCTACGCTCACGGCACAGTTTCACCGCTCTCTCAATCTTGCcgtccatctcgacaatcaatggtcaggattttaaacaaactcaaTCTTCCATGGAAGAGTTATTAATTCCAGAGTTTGTTTAATATCCAGACCGtgcaaaacacttttggacagtgaTATTGAGTGTGGTGAGGGGAGTGATAAAAGAGAGGGGTGAGCGTAGACTTTTCGTTTATATTCTTTATATATGCACAAAATAAGATGTTCTCAATCACGAGTTTACCTTGATTTAATGCATGGCTAGCTtaccaaaactaattaacttccAAGAATGAATAAAAAGAAACGTTGAATACTGGAGTTATCATTCACATCCCTTGAATGCATTACGTACAATAATACAGCAATCAGCTTCtagattttttaaataattataattcaacTTCTCAAGTACTAAAACGCGTGGCATGAATTTGATTTCAGACTTTTCTTTCTACCTTCATTTTCAAGATGGTTTAATTTAATGCGATATTCTCATAAAATAgtgcacccttttttttttatatatcagcaaaagaaaattttataaatttttgaaaaagattacaaagatttttgACGGATCACAGGCACGCTGCCAAAACGCCGCACAAGAACCACACCGAAAGGAAGACAAGGAGACGCTCGACCATAAACAATGTATTGACAacatccaaaaaccaaaattaaaagatGTTGAATAGGATTCACAAACCTACCCCTGGTATAGCTAGCGTCTCCAACGGTCTGCTATTCCATTTGCTATTTGCTACTCTATAATATAGCAATCATGTTTAAAATCGGAGCTGAATGATGAGTTAATATTTTGgcacaaattttaattatagGTAAATCTGTTAGTGTCATTTTTTTCTCCAACACATTGAGATTCCAGTCATTTCTCCAATTGAACATCTCCTTCACTCAAAATTATTTTAGGCTTTTCCATTGAAAACAACAAGCAACATACTCCTAATAGTTTTAAAAGAAAAGTTTCATAAATTGAAGAATCTATACCCCTCATGGATTCCAAATGCCCCGTTTGCTAGCCCTTATAATCCAAATTTTTAACTTActatttgcttaaaaaaagCTAATGAAGAGTGTTTGTACATATTATGAATAATCACTTTATTGACTTTTCTAActtatttgacaaaaaaaaaaaagaagaagaagtttattTTAAGCTCcaatttaaagtttttttttggcttatttaacGTGTTAGAATATGAATGGACAAAAGAATCTCAAtgtgaataagttatttttaGGGCAATCTAGACaaacaattttataaattattttaattttttaaagcaaattttttaaaacaaataattaaaaaagctAGTACCCTATTATTAGTGCTACCAAACGGGGTCAAAATATTGGTAATCTAGAAGATGAGATTcaaagaggaagaaagagaaaagtatAGCCGCATGATTTCAGCTGGCTACAAAAATTGTGGCTCCCACTCGCCACCCTGAGCTCGTGGTCATTGGTTAACAGAACACAGCAGTCACCGGACAATGGTCAACGCGAACGAAAAATTATCGGATGGCTGCCAACCTCTCATTTATAAATCACGTACGTGGACCCAGAAACAAGAGATGGTTTGGACtaaattctattttcttttcattttttgaaaatttcgcTAACTTTCTGTCTcttaatttttataattatatatattgaCTCCACTCTCCGTGAGAAAATTTTGTATATCAAAAATATGATCACTTATTTgtaaaaaaactattaaattttttttgttgtactaCTGATAAAttatatgattttctttttgatcagCATAAATTATATGATTACGAAAAGCATATATATATTGGGTACAACGATACTTCAACAAAGTTTCACCATGGAGGTGGGAGTTCGAACCCCGCGAGGAACGCGGATGGAGCTTAGGGCTATGGACAGCCGCTAAATCCTTTCTAATCTAACTTACTAATCTCCTAGCTCCCCGATGATGtataaaatgtgaaaaaaaacaaaaacaaaaaactaagtTCCTCCCCGATTTAGTCAAAGACAGACCTTATATAATTATGATTGAATTTTGCGAGACACTAATTAGTTAGGATGTTCCAAGAGCACTTAATAAATTTTCCAGCAAGCTGGCCCTTTAAAAACCAACGACACTTCCTCGCCTAATCCCTTTGTAGTTTGTACCTATCAGTTCGCCGTTGTCGGCACATATACCGTACGTACAGGTACACTGAATAAACATAGATACCGCGAATGGGGGATAATTCGATTCTGAACCGCTGTCTCTTCCTCACATTCGTATCCACATGCTTTCATGGCCCCTGTTTCTCGTACGAAGTACGACGTGGCGGCGGCGGTCCCTACAATTCCGTCGCTGTTTCCAGCTTCAGTTACCCCAGAACTCAGCTCCGTCCCTACGAATGGCGTTATATCAAAGGTACTTGCATGTGGCCAATCTACTCATGTGAACGTATAATTTCTGTCTGTCTGTGTGGATACATATCACATACGTATTTATGGGCTGTATACGTATAAAATCCGGATTGAATTTCTCGTTACCGGAATCGACTGCGAAATCTGTTCTTTTTACGGTCCTGATTGGGTTTCTAACATTGGGTTTGATCGGATGATCAGTTATCTTGTTGGGTTATGAGTGGTGGGTTGATATTTCAAATGGGTCGAGGTCAAAATTCGTTCTTTTGAACGAGTTACGAAGTACATGGTGATCGCCGGTGACACAAGAAGGAAATTAGAAATGTTTTTTTGAAGCTAGCCGTGGACTTGTtgacttttgtggctccaaccCATGCCTGCATTTGCTCAGCAGACAAGGAGCCTCCCAAATCTTTGACTGATATCCTCCAGTATCCTTCAgcctcctttgtggaaaatgaagggaGACTACCGTGGCAAATGAACAGGGTCTCATCTGGCTATAAATGGAGACCTTTGGTTCAGAGtgttgtatcagaaatcagagagaagagagtgatacacgagtagattgtgaggcaatactgtgtgagtctgagtgattgttgtaatcctcctccagtaaatatagtgaatccgctgcccctccgtggatgtacccgattattggggaaccacgtaaatccttgtgtttctctgtgttgtgtgtttgtgtttgcttggtttgactctggtttagcac
This genomic window contains:
- the LOC131333351 gene encoding uncharacterized protein LOC131333351, translating into MASQAHLDKMAVRQNYRNLWHTDLMSTMRADPGYCCLSAICAPCISYMLRKRALYGDMSRYTCCGGYMPCSGRCGESNCPEFCLCTEVFLCFGNSVASTRFMLQDEFNIQTSQCDNCIIGFMFCIQQLACIFSIVACITGMEELQEASQILSCFADLVYCTVCACMQTQHKVEMDKRDGKFGPQPAMAVPPPQQMSRMDQSVPPSVGYPPPPAYGQPYGYPPPQNQGYPPAAYPPPAGAYPPQGYPPAGYPR